One stretch of Saccharopolyspora erythraea DNA includes these proteins:
- a CDS encoding 3-hydroxyacyl-CoA dehydrogenase NAD-binding domain-containing protein, with amino-acid sequence MSEQSTIRWTEEDGVVVLTLDDPQQQANTMNERYVRSMEETLQRLEDERDRITGVVLTSAKSTFFAGGDLRDLIRARPGNVEQITETSRAVKRQLRRLETLGVPVVAALNGTALGGGLEIALGCHHRIALDDAKSRFGFPEVTLGLLPGAGGVVRTVRLIGIADALVHVLTQGQRLRPERAKELGLVDELVDTPEELLTAAKEWIKANPGADQPWDRKGYKIPGGTPSTPSFAANLPAFPANLRKQLKGAPYPAPRNILCAAVEGAQVDVDTAFEIEGRYFVELVCGQTAKNMSKAFFFDLQHVNSGGSRPDGVEQWQAKKVAVLGGGMMGAGIAHVCAKAGMQVVIKDVSVEAAEKGKSYSKAVLDKAIAKGRSTEGKRDEVLARITATDKAADLAGADLVIEAVFENTKLKHQVYAEIEDVIDPDALICSNTSTLPITTLAEGVRRREDFIGLHFFSPVEKMPLVEIIRGEQTSDRALARAFDVVRQISKTPIVVNDSRGFFTSRVIGTFLNEGVAMLAEGVHPASVEQASAQAGFPAPVLQLFDELTLTLPRRIRDETKRAVEAQGGTWTPHPADAVLDRMVEEFDRKGRSGGAGFYEYADGKRTRLWPGLLEHFGTGADPSGVDLVDLRERMLFIEALETVRCLDEGVLLSVPDANIGSIMGIGFPAWTGGVVQYMNGYPGGLAGFVARSRELAARYGERFEPPASLARRAEAGEPFELGEPDAGIVAAAAAT; translated from the coding sequence ATGAGCGAGCAGAGCACCATCCGCTGGACCGAGGAAGACGGCGTCGTCGTGCTGACCCTGGACGACCCGCAGCAGCAGGCCAACACGATGAACGAGCGCTACGTGCGTTCGATGGAGGAGACCCTCCAGCGACTGGAGGACGAGCGGGACCGCATCACCGGGGTCGTGCTCACCTCGGCCAAGAGCACCTTCTTCGCCGGCGGCGACCTGCGCGACCTGATCCGCGCCAGGCCCGGCAACGTCGAGCAGATCACCGAGACGAGCCGGGCGGTCAAGCGCCAGCTGCGCAGGCTGGAGACACTCGGCGTCCCGGTCGTGGCCGCCCTCAACGGCACCGCGCTCGGCGGCGGCCTGGAGATCGCGCTGGGCTGCCACCACCGCATCGCGCTCGACGACGCCAAGTCGCGGTTCGGCTTCCCCGAGGTCACTCTCGGCCTGCTGCCCGGCGCGGGCGGCGTGGTCCGCACGGTCCGGCTGATCGGCATCGCCGACGCGCTGGTGCACGTGCTGACCCAGGGTCAGCGGCTGCGCCCGGAGCGGGCCAAGGAGCTCGGCCTGGTCGACGAGCTGGTCGACACCCCCGAGGAGCTGCTGACCGCGGCCAAGGAGTGGATCAAGGCCAACCCGGGGGCGGACCAGCCCTGGGACCGCAAGGGCTACAAGATCCCGGGCGGGACGCCGTCGACGCCGAGCTTCGCGGCGAACCTGCCCGCGTTCCCGGCGAACCTGCGCAAGCAGCTCAAGGGCGCGCCCTACCCGGCGCCGCGCAACATCCTCTGCGCGGCGGTCGAGGGAGCCCAGGTCGACGTGGACACCGCGTTCGAGATCGAGGGCCGCTACTTCGTCGAGCTGGTCTGCGGCCAGACCGCCAAGAACATGAGCAAGGCGTTCTTCTTCGACCTCCAGCACGTCAACTCCGGCGGCAGCCGCCCGGACGGCGTCGAGCAGTGGCAGGCGAAGAAGGTCGCGGTGCTCGGCGGCGGCATGATGGGCGCGGGCATCGCCCACGTCTGCGCCAAGGCCGGGATGCAGGTCGTCATCAAGGACGTCTCGGTGGAGGCCGCCGAGAAGGGCAAGTCGTACTCGAAGGCGGTGCTGGACAAGGCCATCGCGAAGGGCCGTTCCACCGAGGGCAAGCGTGACGAGGTCCTGGCGCGGATCACCGCGACCGACAAGGCCGCGGACCTGGCGGGTGCCGACCTGGTGATCGAGGCGGTATTCGAAAACACCAAGCTCAAGCACCAGGTCTACGCCGAGATCGAGGACGTCATCGACCCGGATGCGCTGATCTGCTCCAACACGTCCACGCTGCCGATCACCACGCTGGCCGAGGGGGTGCGCCGCCGCGAGGACTTCATCGGACTGCACTTCTTCTCACCGGTCGAAAAGATGCCGCTGGTGGAGATCATCCGCGGGGAGCAGACCAGCGACCGCGCGCTGGCGCGTGCCTTCGACGTCGTGCGCCAGATCAGCAAGACGCCGATCGTGGTCAACGACAGCCGCGGTTTCTTCACCAGCCGCGTCATCGGCACTTTCCTCAACGAGGGCGTGGCGATGCTCGCCGAGGGCGTGCACCCGGCCTCGGTCGAGCAGGCCTCCGCGCAGGCCGGCTTCCCGGCGCCGGTGCTCCAGCTCTTCGACGAGCTGACCCTGACGCTGCCGCGCCGGATCAGGGACGAGACCAAGCGCGCGGTCGAGGCCCAGGGCGGCACCTGGACCCCGCACCCCGCCGACGCGGTGCTGGACCGGATGGTCGAGGAGTTCGACCGCAAGGGCCGCTCCGGCGGAGCCGGCTTCTACGAGTACGCCGACGGCAAGCGCACCCGGCTGTGGCCGGGGCTGCTCGAGCACTTCGGCACCGGCGCCGATCCGTCCGGTGTGGACCTCGTCGACCTCCGGGAGCGGATGCTGTTCATCGAGGCGCTGGAGACGGTGCGCTGCCTCGACGAGGGCGTGCTGCTGTCGGTGCCCGACGCCAACATCGGTTCGATCATGGGCATCGGTTTCCCGGCCTGGACCGGCGGCGTCGTGCAGTACATGAACGGCTATCCGGGCGGCTTGGCCGGTTTCGTCGCGCGGTCGCGGGAGCTGGCCGCCCGCTACGGCGAGCGCTTCGAGCCCCCGGCGTCGCTGGCGCGTCGCGCGGAGGCCGGTGAGCCGTTCGAGCTGGGCGAGCCCGACGCCGGCATCGTGGCCGCCGCGGCGGCCACCTGA
- a CDS encoding YbaB/EbfC family nucleoid-associated protein: MTDASERIQQTLRQFEEQVQKAAQLKSAIQDMHGTAASPDGAVTVTVAPSGAVLDLRLSPNAVRQSHTDLQQAILAAIREATQNAADQLNETVAPVLGEQFDQFQEAFNANAARPLGPDAVSPGAAPQGNGHGRATDTDDDDDFGNESFLR; the protein is encoded by the coding sequence ATGACTGACGCATCCGAACGCATCCAGCAGACGCTGCGGCAGTTCGAGGAACAGGTCCAGAAGGCCGCGCAGCTGAAGTCCGCGATCCAGGACATGCACGGCACAGCCGCGAGCCCGGACGGTGCGGTGACGGTCACGGTCGCCCCCTCCGGAGCGGTCCTGGACCTCCGGCTTTCCCCCAACGCCGTCCGCCAGTCGCACACCGACCTCCAGCAGGCGATCTTGGCCGCGATCCGCGAAGCCACCCAGAACGCCGCCGACCAGCTCAACGAGACCGTCGCCCCGGTGCTTGGCGAGCAGTTCGACCAGTTCCAGGAGGCGTTCAACGCCAACGCCGCGCGCCCCCTGGGGCCCGACGCGGTGAGCCCCGGCGCGGCCCCGCAGGGCAACGGCCACGGCCGCGCCACTGACACCGACGATGACGACGACTTCGGCAACGAGTCGTTCCTGCGCTGA
- a CDS encoding (Fe-S)-binding protein has translation MTDSAFDALHPPQRELIDDCVHCGFCLPSCPTYELWGEEMDSPRGRIYLMKEGLEGEPMSDSMVGHFDACLGCMACVTSCPSGVQYGTLITETRAQVERRHERGRWEKLLRAGIFALFPYPRRLRAMRGPLALYQKTGLSKLVKRSGLLEKMPASLRVMESLAPPISRAPKLGHRVPAKGKRRATVGMITGCVQSAFFPDVNAATARVLSAEGCDVVIPRSQGCCGALSEHSGREEEAIRFARNLLDTFEDAGVEYVVINSAGCGSTLKEYPRLLRDDPEYAEKAERFSARVRDIAELLVELGPVAERHPLPVRAAYHDACHLAHGQGIRSQPRELLHGIPGMEVGEINRGELCCGSAGVYNILQPEAAMDLGDRKAENVLDTGADLLVSANPGCAMQIRTALERRGSKLAMAHTVEVLDASIRGLGAEALLGDAERKPTG, from the coding sequence ATGACCGACAGCGCGTTCGACGCACTGCACCCGCCGCAGCGCGAGCTCATCGACGACTGCGTGCACTGCGGTTTCTGCCTGCCGTCGTGCCCGACCTACGAGCTGTGGGGCGAGGAGATGGACTCGCCGCGCGGCCGCATCTACCTGATGAAGGAAGGGCTCGAGGGCGAGCCGATGAGCGACAGCATGGTCGGGCACTTCGACGCCTGCCTGGGCTGCATGGCGTGCGTGACCTCCTGCCCGTCCGGTGTCCAGTACGGCACCCTGATCACCGAGACCAGGGCGCAGGTCGAGCGCAGGCACGAGCGCGGGCGCTGGGAGAAGCTGCTGCGCGCCGGGATCTTCGCGCTGTTCCCGTACCCGCGGCGCCTGCGCGCGATGCGCGGTCCGCTCGCGCTGTACCAGAAGACGGGTTTGAGCAAGCTGGTCAAGCGCTCCGGGCTGCTGGAGAAGATGCCGGCGTCGTTGCGGGTGATGGAGTCGCTGGCGCCGCCGATCAGCCGCGCGCCCAAGCTCGGCCACCGCGTCCCGGCGAAGGGGAAGCGGCGGGCGACGGTCGGGATGATCACCGGATGCGTGCAGAGCGCGTTCTTCCCCGACGTCAACGCCGCGACGGCGCGGGTGCTCTCCGCCGAGGGCTGCGACGTCGTGATTCCGCGCTCGCAGGGCTGCTGCGGCGCGCTGAGCGAGCACAGCGGCCGTGAGGAGGAGGCGATCCGGTTCGCCCGGAACCTGCTGGACACCTTCGAGGACGCCGGCGTCGAGTACGTCGTGATCAACTCGGCGGGCTGCGGCTCGACGCTCAAGGAGTACCCGCGGCTGCTGCGGGACGACCCCGAGTACGCCGAGAAGGCCGAGCGGTTCTCGGCGCGGGTGCGCGACATCGCGGAGCTGCTCGTCGAGCTGGGGCCGGTGGCCGAGCGCCACCCGCTGCCCGTGCGCGCCGCCTACCACGACGCCTGCCACCTGGCCCACGGCCAGGGCATCCGCTCGCAGCCGAGGGAGCTGCTGCACGGCATCCCGGGCATGGAGGTCGGCGAGATCAACCGCGGCGAGCTGTGCTGCGGCTCGGCCGGGGTCTACAACATCCTCCAGCCAGAGGCGGCGATGGATCTCGGCGACCGCAAGGCCGAGAACGTGCTCGACACCGGTGCCGACCTCCTGGTCAGCGCGAACCCGGGCTGCGCCATGCAGATCCGCACCGCCCTGGAGCGCCGGGGCTCGAAGCTGGCGATGGCCCACACCGTGGAGGTCCTCGACGCGTCGATCCGCGGTCTCGGCGCCGAGGCCCTGCTGGGCGACGCGGAGCGGAAGCCGACGGGCTGA
- a CDS encoding FAD-linked oxidase C-terminal domain-containing protein translates to MQSTATGVLDSALRRFREVLPPNGVITDPQRLRTYECDGLASYRAVPAVVVLPENQEQIQQVVRICAEHRIPFVARGSGTGLSGGALPHSDGVLIVTAKMRRILEIDVDNERAVVEPGVINLDVTKAAAPHGYYFAPDPSSQQVCSVGGNVAENSGGAHCLKYGFTTHHILGLEVITPDGEIVQLGGAREAPGYDLLGAFIGSEGTLGIVTKITVRLLRKPEAVQTLLAGFPSTDEAGAAVSAIIAAGVTPAAIEMMDALAIEAAEQAVQCGYPEGAGAVLVVELDGPAAEVEYTFAEVERYCGEHCAFEIRVAADDAERAMIWKGRKSAFAAVGRISPDYIVQDGVIPRTALPEVLGRIARLSAESGVRVANVFHAGDGNLHPLVLFDDSEPGAAERAEEVSGAILDLCIEYGGSITGEHGVGADKVKYMGRMFNPDDLDTMQRVRCAFDPVGICNPGKVFPTPRLCGEVPGPRRGVHPLTEAGLADQF, encoded by the coding sequence ATGCAGTCGACCGCCACCGGAGTTCTCGACTCGGCCCTGCGCCGGTTTCGCGAGGTGCTCCCGCCGAACGGCGTCATCACCGATCCGCAGCGCCTGCGGACCTACGAGTGCGACGGCCTGGCCAGCTACCGTGCCGTGCCCGCCGTGGTCGTGCTCCCGGAGAACCAGGAGCAGATCCAGCAGGTGGTGCGGATCTGCGCCGAGCACCGGATCCCCTTCGTCGCCCGCGGATCGGGCACCGGCCTGTCCGGCGGTGCTCTCCCGCACTCCGACGGCGTGCTGATCGTGACCGCGAAGATGCGCCGGATCCTGGAGATCGACGTCGACAACGAACGCGCCGTGGTCGAGCCGGGCGTGATCAACCTCGACGTCACCAAGGCCGCCGCGCCGCACGGCTACTACTTCGCTCCCGACCCCTCGAGCCAGCAGGTGTGCTCGGTGGGCGGCAACGTCGCGGAGAACTCCGGCGGCGCGCACTGCCTGAAGTACGGGTTCACCACGCACCACATCCTCGGGCTGGAGGTCATCACGCCCGACGGCGAGATCGTCCAGCTCGGCGGCGCGCGCGAGGCGCCCGGCTACGACCTGCTCGGCGCGTTCATCGGCAGCGAGGGCACGCTCGGCATCGTCACCAAGATCACCGTGCGGTTGCTGCGCAAACCCGAGGCGGTGCAGACCCTGCTCGCCGGCTTCCCCTCCACCGACGAGGCGGGGGCGGCGGTCTCGGCGATCATCGCCGCCGGGGTCACGCCCGCCGCGATCGAGATGATGGACGCGCTGGCCATCGAGGCGGCCGAGCAGGCCGTGCAGTGCGGCTATCCGGAAGGGGCTGGCGCGGTGCTGGTGGTCGAGCTCGACGGCCCGGCCGCCGAGGTCGAGTACACCTTCGCCGAGGTCGAGCGCTACTGCGGCGAGCACTGCGCCTTCGAGATCCGGGTCGCCGCCGACGACGCCGAGCGGGCGATGATCTGGAAGGGGCGCAAGTCCGCCTTCGCCGCCGTGGGCCGGATCAGCCCCGACTACATCGTGCAGGACGGCGTGATCCCCAGGACCGCGCTGCCCGAGGTGCTGGGCCGCATCGCCCGCCTGTCGGCCGAGTCCGGAGTGCGGGTGGCCAACGTCTTCCACGCCGGCGACGGCAACCTGCACCCGCTGGTGCTGTTCGACGACTCCGAGCCCGGCGCGGCCGAACGCGCCGAGGAGGTCTCCGGCGCGATCCTCGACCTGTGCATCGAGTACGGCGGCTCGATCACCGGCGAGCACGGCGTCGGCGCGGACAAGGTCAAGTACATGGGCCGGATGTTCAACCCCGACGACCTGGACACCATGCAGCGCGTGCGCTGCGCCTTCGACCCGGTGGGCATCTGCAACCCGGGCAAGGTCTTCCCGACTCCCAGGCTGTGCGGCGAGGTCCCCGGACCGCGCCGCGGCGTACATCCACTGACCGAGGCCGGATTGGCGGACCAGTTCTGA
- a CDS encoding FAD-binding oxidoreductase — protein sequence MAMSEARRALEEAVRDVRDAGEHDAVDGVRPQWVAAVDGTESAAAAMRVAAEHGLHVVPRGSGSKLDWGGPPHEVDLVLDLSGANEVVEHAAGDLVVHAMAGTPLADVQRVVGSAGQKLPIDQPLPTATVGGVIATATSGPCRHLFGGVRDLLIGITVVRPDGVVAISGGKVVKNVAGYDLGKLYTGSFGSLGVITEAVFRLHPLAAEHRWIQVETDDPRSAAEAVDRIRHSQAMPTAIEVDRAAPGGRIEVVAEIEGRPKATHERALELADAVGGSVLEHAPSWWGRYPFDPADGIGIRVGVEPKALGALLSVRPDIDVAVRGAAGIGVLHAGLPGDADPAAVADLVGLLRERCDYAVLTRSPRAVREKVDPWGQVAPGVMALMRRTKDQFDPEHRLAPGRFVGGI from the coding sequence ATGGCCATGAGCGAGGCGCGGCGAGCGCTCGAGGAAGCGGTGCGCGACGTCCGCGACGCCGGGGAGCACGACGCGGTCGACGGCGTCCGTCCACAGTGGGTGGCCGCTGTGGACGGTACGGAGTCGGCCGCGGCGGCGATGCGGGTCGCGGCCGAGCACGGTCTGCACGTGGTGCCCAGGGGTTCGGGCAGCAAGCTCGACTGGGGCGGACCGCCCCACGAGGTGGACCTCGTGCTGGACCTCTCCGGCGCGAACGAGGTCGTCGAGCACGCCGCGGGCGACCTGGTGGTGCACGCCATGGCGGGAACACCGCTGGCCGACGTGCAGCGGGTGGTCGGCTCGGCGGGGCAGAAGCTGCCCATCGACCAGCCGCTGCCGACGGCGACCGTCGGCGGGGTCATCGCGACCGCGACGTCCGGTCCGTGCCGCCACCTCTTCGGCGGGGTGCGCGACCTGCTGATCGGCATCACCGTCGTGCGCCCGGACGGCGTGGTGGCCATCTCCGGCGGCAAGGTCGTCAAGAACGTCGCGGGCTACGACCTCGGCAAGCTCTACACCGGTTCGTTCGGAAGCCTGGGCGTGATCACCGAAGCGGTGTTCCGGCTGCACCCGCTGGCCGCCGAGCACCGGTGGATCCAGGTCGAGACCGACGACCCGCGGTCCGCGGCCGAGGCGGTCGACCGCATCCGGCACTCGCAGGCGATGCCCACCGCCATCGAGGTCGACCGTGCCGCACCCGGCGGCCGGATCGAGGTGGTGGCCGAGATCGAGGGGCGCCCGAAGGCGACGCACGAGCGCGCCCTGGAACTGGCCGATGCCGTCGGTGGCAGCGTGCTGGAGCACGCGCCGTCGTGGTGGGGCCGCTACCCGTTCGACCCGGCCGACGGCATCGGCATCCGCGTCGGCGTCGAGCCGAAGGCACTGGGCGCTCTGCTGTCGGTGCGGCCGGACATCGACGTGGCCGTACGCGGCGCGGCAGGCATCGGCGTGCTGCACGCAGGTCTGCCCGGCGACGCCGACCCCGCCGCGGTCGCCGACCTCGTCGGCCTGCTGCGTGAACGCTGCGACTACGCGGTGCTGACGCGGTCGCCGCGCGCGGTCCGGGAGAAGGTCGACCCGTGGGGTCAGGTCGCTCCCGGCGTCATGGCGCTGATGCGCCGCACCAAGGACCAGTTCGACCCGGAGCACCGGCTCGCCCCCGGCCGGTTCGTTGGAGGGATCTGA
- a CDS encoding acetyl-CoA C-acetyltransferase encodes MSEAFVYDAIRTPRGRGKKTGSLHGTKPISLVTGLIDALRERHPGLDPALIDDVVLGVVSPIGDQGGDIAKTAALAAGLPETVSGVQLNRFCASGLEAVNIAAQKVRSGWEDAVLAGGVESMSRVPIGSDGGAWAMDPETNLDTSFVPQGIGADLIATLEGFDRGTVDAYAAESQDRAAKAWADNRFGRSVVPVVDRNGQPVLDRDEHIRPGTTAESLGGLQPSFAMMGEHGGFDAVAQQKYHWVERIDHVHTAGNSSGIVDGAALALIGSEALGERTGLRPRARIVSAALSGADPTIMLTGPGPAVRKALAKADMAIGQIDLVEINEAFAAVPLKFMKDFGVPHEKVNVNGGAIAMGHPLGATGAMILGTLIDELERRGERFGLATLCIGGGMGIATIVERIG; translated from the coding sequence ATGTCCGAGGCGTTCGTCTACGACGCGATCCGCACGCCACGCGGTCGCGGCAAGAAAACCGGTTCGCTGCACGGCACCAAGCCGATCAGCCTGGTCACAGGGCTGATCGACGCGCTGCGCGAGCGCCATCCCGGCCTCGACCCCGCGCTGATCGACGACGTCGTGCTCGGCGTCGTCTCGCCGATCGGCGACCAGGGCGGGGACATCGCCAAGACCGCAGCGCTGGCCGCCGGACTGCCGGAGACGGTCAGCGGCGTGCAGCTCAACCGGTTCTGCGCCTCCGGTCTGGAGGCGGTCAACATCGCCGCCCAGAAGGTCCGCTCCGGCTGGGAGGACGCCGTGCTCGCCGGCGGCGTCGAGTCGATGTCGCGGGTGCCGATCGGCTCCGACGGCGGCGCGTGGGCGATGGACCCCGAGACCAACCTCGACACGTCCTTCGTCCCGCAGGGCATCGGCGCCGACCTCATCGCCACCCTGGAGGGCTTCGACCGCGGCACCGTCGACGCCTACGCCGCCGAGTCCCAGGACCGCGCCGCCAAGGCGTGGGCCGACAACCGCTTCGGCCGCTCCGTGGTCCCGGTCGTCGACCGCAACGGCCAGCCGGTCCTCGACCGCGACGAGCACATCCGGCCCGGCACCACCGCCGAGAGCCTCGGCGGGCTCCAGCCGTCCTTCGCGATGATGGGCGAGCACGGCGGCTTCGACGCCGTCGCGCAGCAGAAGTACCACTGGGTCGAGCGCATCGACCACGTGCACACCGCGGGCAACTCGTCGGGCATCGTCGACGGCGCGGCGCTGGCCCTGATCGGCAGCGAGGCCCTCGGCGAGCGCACCGGGCTGCGCCCGCGCGCCCGCATCGTGTCCGCCGCGCTCAGCGGCGCGGACCCGACGATCATGCTCACCGGCCCCGGCCCGGCCGTCCGCAAGGCGCTGGCCAAGGCGGACATGGCCATCGGCCAGATCGACCTGGTCGAGATCAACGAGGCGTTCGCCGCGGTCCCGCTGAAGTTCATGAAGGACTTCGGCGTGCCGCACGAGAAGGTCAACGTCAACGGCGGCGCGATCGCGATGGGTCACCCGCTGGGCGCCACCGGGGCGATGATCCTGGGCACCCTCATCGACGAACTGGAACGCCGCGGCGAGCGCTTCGGGCTCGCCACGCTGTGCATCGGCGGCGGCATGGGAATCGCGACCATCGTGGAACGGATCGGCTGA